From one Desulfuribacillus stibiiarsenatis genomic stretch:
- a CDS encoding MarR family transcriptional regulator, which translates to MTNFSDNCNDSVLSDNKDALIIQIKKLFSDVSTQQALEVNQEKQWLLQNCANSEISAIVPELTVIALHVLDAIGRLQPVNSITIAKETAVPKGTVSKTIKKLISKDLIIKIPLPNNKKETNFYLTPRGKEIFDLHNLLHRKFETAVAMFLMKYDAHELQFLIRFLKDFMEITWHEQKLRHNN; encoded by the coding sequence TTGACTAATTTCTCGGATAATTGTAATGATTCTGTTTTGAGTGATAATAAAGATGCGTTAATAATTCAAATAAAAAAATTGTTCTCAGACGTATCAACGCAACAGGCATTGGAAGTGAACCAAGAGAAACAATGGCTGTTGCAAAACTGTGCCAATTCTGAAATCTCAGCAATTGTTCCAGAATTGACTGTTATAGCACTGCATGTCTTAGACGCAATCGGACGACTTCAACCGGTAAATAGCATAACCATAGCTAAGGAAACCGCGGTTCCAAAAGGGACTGTATCGAAGACCATCAAGAAACTAATATCAAAGGATCTCATTATAAAGATACCTTTACCGAACAATAAGAAAGAAACTAACTTTTACTTAACTCCACGAGGTAAAGAAATCTTCGATTTGCATAATCTTTTACATCGAAAATTTGAAACTGCAGTTGCTATGTTTTTGATGAAATATGATGCTCATGAATTGCAGTTTCTTATACGCTTCCTAAAGGATTTTATGGAAATCACATGGCATGAGCAAAAATTACGACACAATAATTAG
- a CDS encoding LutC/YkgG family protein, with protein sequence MKQGQILNRESFISNISSILGREMPKEVVHPGLSSKPQLEIYKGFTQAQLAEEFHKNAQINKAGSGGKIDSLIIEKKDLAKTVAEKLAEHGAGPIIAWNDERFAEWGLNDVLNDAYVWTDEKGRENVDKALKASYGVCISDISLAETASYTVIDKLGKGRSSNFLPLNYVCIVPQSTIVPRLTQAMQKLHEMSKEGINPAAINFICGSSSSSDIELNKVWGVHGPIRLTYLIVSDL encoded by the coding sequence ATGAAACAGGGACAAATTTTAAATAGAGAATCATTTATTTCTAACATTTCAAGCATACTGGGTCGAGAAATGCCAAAAGAGGTCGTGCATCCTGGTTTATCAAGCAAACCTCAGCTTGAAATATATAAGGGCTTTACGCAAGCGCAATTAGCTGAAGAATTCCATAAAAATGCCCAAATTAACAAAGCCGGATCGGGTGGTAAGATTGATTCCTTAATTATCGAGAAAAAAGATCTTGCAAAAACGGTAGCTGAGAAATTAGCTGAACATGGAGCAGGGCCAATTATCGCTTGGAACGATGAGCGTTTTGCAGAATGGGGCCTAAATGATGTGTTGAATGATGCATATGTTTGGACTGATGAAAAAGGCCGTGAAAATGTAGATAAAGCTTTGAAAGCGTCATATGGTGTATGCATTAGCGATATTTCACTTGCTGAAACAGCTTCTTACACTGTCATTGATAAGTTGGGAAAAGGAAGATCGTCAAACTTCCTGCCTTTAAATTATGTATGTATTGTACCGCAAAGTACAATTGTACCACGTTTAACACAAGCAATGCAAAAGCTTCATGAAATGTCCAAAGAGGGAATCAACCCTGCAGCCATTAACTTTATTTGTGGTTCAAGTAGTTCTTCTGACATTGAGTTAAACAAGGTATGGGGCGTACATGGACCTATTCGTTTAACATATCTTATTGTCTCTGATTTATAA
- a CDS encoding LutB/LldF family L-lactate oxidation iron-sulfur protein: MGIKINDQSFKKNLKKNLNDDFMRAAMVKAQDLINKNRANVLSQLGDGNYQEWQKLSGEVRAHAIENLDFYLNQFAENVVKNGGNVFFAKDAKEASQYITNLAIEKGVKKVVKAKSMVTEEIGINHDLIDAGVDVKETDLAEYILQLDDWNPPSHMVVPSLHLNKTQIRDVFAKNGYSGKDIPEDLAAFARAQLRNEFVTADMGIYGCNFAIAESGAITLISNEGNIDLCTSAPELQVAVMGMERILATYEDADICISLLARNAVGAKNTSYTTFVNGITEEGAADGAKEFHVVIVDNGRSKVLKSQFKEVLQCMRCAACLNICPIYRQVGGHSYNSIYSGPLGVVLTPLLAGYDDFEELPYMCSLCGACTEVCPSNIKLHSLIHEHKRVLAEDKKASTFWGAGMTGAGMVFSRPWMYKLGTGVAPLMTKPFMVDGKIKRGVSVLKGWTDKRDMPALEKVRFRDWYTSRSKGGNK, from the coding sequence ATGGGGATAAAGATTAATGACCAAAGTTTCAAGAAAAATCTTAAAAAGAATCTAAACGATGATTTTATGCGTGCCGCAATGGTGAAAGCACAAGATTTAATTAACAAAAATAGAGCGAACGTGCTATCGCAATTGGGCGATGGTAATTACCAAGAGTGGCAAAAACTATCAGGAGAAGTTCGTGCCCACGCTATTGAAAACTTAGATTTCTACTTAAATCAATTCGCTGAAAATGTTGTCAAAAATGGAGGCAACGTATTTTTTGCAAAGGATGCAAAGGAAGCCTCTCAGTATATTACGAATCTAGCAATAGAAAAAGGCGTAAAAAAAGTAGTAAAAGCTAAATCGATGGTTACAGAGGAAATTGGAATTAACCACGATTTGATTGATGCTGGGGTAGATGTAAAAGAAACTGACTTAGCGGAATACATTTTGCAATTAGATGACTGGAATCCACCTTCACATATGGTAGTGCCATCGTTACATTTAAACAAAACGCAAATTCGTGATGTTTTTGCCAAAAATGGATATTCTGGTAAGGATATTCCAGAAGATTTAGCTGCATTCGCTCGTGCCCAATTGCGTAACGAGTTCGTAACGGCTGATATGGGAATTTACGGATGTAACTTTGCGATTGCGGAATCAGGAGCGATTACATTAATCAGTAATGAAGGAAATATCGATCTTTGTACATCAGCACCTGAATTACAGGTAGCGGTAATGGGTATGGAACGGATTTTAGCTACCTATGAAGATGCTGATATCTGCATTAGCTTACTAGCTAGAAATGCAGTAGGGGCAAAAAACACAAGCTATACGACATTTGTAAACGGCATTACTGAAGAAGGCGCTGCAGATGGTGCGAAAGAATTTCATGTAGTGATCGTTGATAATGGACGTTCTAAGGTATTAAAGTCTCAATTTAAAGAAGTATTGCAATGTATGCGTTGTGCAGCATGTCTAAATATCTGTCCAATATATCGTCAAGTTGGTGGACATTCATATAATTCTATCTATTCTGGGCCACTGGGTGTTGTATTAACGCCACTTCTTGCTGGCTATGATGACTTTGAAGAACTTCCATATATGTGTTCGCTTTGTGGTGCGTGTACAGAAGTTTGTCCATCGAATATCAAGTTGCATTCATTGATTCATGAACACAAGCGTGTATTAGCGGAAGACAAGAAGGCCTCTACATTCTGGGGAGCGGGTATGACTGGAGCAGGCATGGTGTTCAGCCGTCCATGGATGTATAAGTTAGGAACGGGTGTTGCGCCACTGATGACAAAGCCATTTATGGTAGATGGAAAAATAAAAAGAGGTGTCAGTGTTCTTAAAGGTTGGACAGATAAACGTGATATGCCAGCATTGGAGAAAGTACGTTTTAGAGATTGGTATACCTCTAGAAGTAAAGGAGGAAATAAATAA
- a CDS encoding ATP-dependent DNA helicase has protein sequence MTTKLKVPFDYKSKEEFPIALANWIGDVFYDILPEHGYEVREEQVFTAFQLAEAVCHNKVHLAEAGLGTGKTFAYLLTAIAYARFSGKPVIIACATSALQEQLAGPKGDIQTLSNLLGLAVDARMARESRQYICDERVQEARSLIDDTTQANDIYQWLDKTITGERSEIPHISDRLWKQIGWDESVDCDMCSSIGYCKLAKAREQYRPARDLIIADRGIFFEDLWTRDERIADGKRPMLPNYSAVIFDEGHKVILPAAMQAGQKINKEDMDSMIFSLDQVQEARDSLVLTVDSLERECSHFFKTLNRCVVEDDRSERLAIRVDDTLLAAAEAFHKVLDQLLLELQIELELYTESLTIRMLHTYEFQIEMAMIALERFSGNESKDVITWVDQIDGSFWVVPRNLSEMLDKHLFQKKLPVVFTSATLSNEGDFSYFARTLGLKEPSSSTVGSSFDMEKQVVVYLSNDMGNSKAEATFAQSIEQLVSMLKSNGGRALVLTNSLTEVRNIRKGFKDYQLPFEVLWEDKGERGHLVRKFRENVSSVLIGSTFWEGIDVPGESLSLLVVWELPFPSLDPLIEVQRKEAIEDGLDPIETVDYPEMGLKLKQGCGRLIRSKDDRGAIVIMDNVIGYPWEKVVMGALPPGSNVKVKAFNKTEIL, from the coding sequence GTGACAACCAAATTAAAAGTTCCCTTTGATTATAAAAGCAAAGAAGAGTTCCCAATAGCACTGGCTAACTGGATTGGGGATGTTTTTTACGATATCCTCCCTGAACACGGGTATGAAGTCCGTGAAGAACAAGTATTTACGGCATTTCAATTGGCAGAAGCCGTTTGCCATAATAAAGTTCACTTAGCCGAAGCAGGGCTTGGTACAGGCAAGACATTTGCGTACTTACTTACAGCAATTGCGTATGCACGTTTTAGCGGCAAACCAGTAATAATTGCTTGTGCTACATCAGCACTTCAAGAGCAGCTGGCAGGTCCTAAGGGAGACATACAAACCCTTTCTAATCTGCTGGGGCTAGCAGTAGATGCTCGCATGGCAAGGGAATCGCGTCAATATATATGTGACGAGCGAGTTCAAGAGGCTAGAAGCTTGATAGATGATACAACGCAAGCAAATGATATTTACCAGTGGTTAGACAAGACGATAACTGGCGAACGCTCGGAAATACCTCATATATCAGATCGTCTGTGGAAACAGATTGGATGGGATGAATCGGTAGACTGTGATATGTGTTCTAGCATTGGGTATTGTAAGCTAGCTAAGGCAAGGGAACAATATCGACCTGCAAGGGATTTAATTATTGCAGACCGTGGTATCTTTTTTGAAGATTTATGGACTCGAGACGAACGAATCGCAGATGGGAAAAGACCAATGCTACCTAACTATTCAGCAGTTATTTTTGACGAGGGGCATAAAGTAATACTTCCAGCAGCGATGCAGGCAGGACAAAAAATCAACAAAGAAGATATGGATAGCATGATATTTTCTTTGGATCAAGTTCAGGAAGCTAGGGATTCTCTAGTTTTAACTGTAGATTCGTTAGAGCGGGAATGTTCTCATTTTTTCAAAACACTGAATCGATGTGTGGTTGAGGATGACCGTTCCGAACGTCTGGCAATTCGTGTAGACGATACACTACTTGCGGCTGCGGAAGCTTTTCATAAAGTGTTAGATCAATTGCTATTAGAGTTGCAAATTGAACTTGAATTATATACAGAGTCGTTAACAATACGAATGTTACATACATATGAATTTCAAATAGAAATGGCGATGATTGCTTTAGAGAGATTCAGCGGTAATGAAAGTAAAGATGTTATTACATGGGTCGACCAAATAGATGGTAGCTTCTGGGTAGTGCCTCGAAATTTAAGTGAGATGCTCGACAAACATTTGTTTCAAAAGAAACTGCCGGTGGTATTTACTTCGGCAACCTTAAGTAATGAAGGCGATTTTAGCTATTTTGCACGTACTCTCGGGTTGAAGGAACCATCGAGTTCAACAGTTGGGAGTTCGTTTGATATGGAAAAACAGGTGGTTGTCTATTTATCCAATGATATGGGAAATAGCAAGGCAGAGGCTACGTTTGCGCAATCGATTGAGCAATTAGTATCGATGTTGAAATCCAATGGAGGACGAGCATTAGTTCTAACAAACTCATTAACGGAAGTTCGAAACATTAGAAAGGGATTCAAAGATTATCAGTTGCCTTTTGAAGTGTTATGGGAAGATAAAGGAGAACGAGGGCACCTTGTTCGGAAATTTCGTGAAAACGTGTCGTCTGTACTGATTGGCTCGACTTTTTGGGAAGGCATTGATGTACCTGGCGAATCATTATCACTACTTGTAGTTTGGGAGCTTCCTTTTCCTTCACTTGATCCTTTAATTGAAGTACAACGTAAAGAGGCTATAGAAGATGGCTTGGACCCAATAGAGACGGTAGATTACCCTGAAATGGGACTGAAACTAAAACAAGGTTGTGGAAGACTTATTCGGTCAAAGGATGATCGAGGGGCAATTGTTATTATGGATAACGTCATCGGATATCCTTGGGAAAAAGTTGTCATGGGTGCATTGCCCCCTGGATCGAATGTGAAAGTAAAAGCTTTTAACAAAACCGAAATACTTTGA
- a CDS encoding EFR1 family ferrodoxin (N-terminal region resembles flavodoxins. C-terminal ferrodoxin region binds two 4Fe-4S clusters.) codes for MNTAIYYFTGTGNSLKVAKDLSQYIEDATVIQIRQEKMSHQLSTNAKAIGFVVPTIFKGIPKLVSQFINHLEVKHQNPYIFAVSTHGDHNGMGIVCKQFKELLAKKSLPLSAYFAIQMPHNSPVKDHLTTNQEKERLFKEETIQIPVIAESIRNRQLISHTRNKFKSYLETLIYSYHAISTSKKPIDRGFYADEKCISCSICSKVCPAQNIEMADNKPKWKLENCQFCLACIQWCPKEAIQYNKETIGIERYHHPEIKVTELIID; via the coding sequence ATGAACACAGCTATCTATTATTTTACCGGGACAGGTAATAGCTTAAAAGTCGCCAAAGACTTATCACAATATATTGAGGATGCAACAGTAATACAAATCAGGCAGGAAAAAATGTCGCACCAGCTATCTACAAATGCAAAAGCTATAGGCTTTGTAGTCCCAACTATTTTCAAGGGCATTCCTAAGTTAGTAAGTCAATTTATTAACCATTTAGAAGTTAAACACCAAAACCCTTATATATTTGCCGTTTCTACCCATGGTGACCATAATGGAATGGGGATTGTCTGCAAACAATTCAAAGAGCTTTTGGCAAAAAAATCACTCCCATTATCAGCGTACTTCGCTATACAAATGCCACATAATTCGCCTGTAAAAGATCATCTAACAACAAATCAAGAAAAAGAACGGCTATTCAAAGAAGAAACTATTCAAATCCCTGTTATAGCAGAAAGCATTCGAAACCGCCAATTAATCTCACATACACGTAATAAGTTCAAAAGCTATTTAGAAACTCTGATTTATAGCTACCATGCTATATCTACAAGTAAAAAACCAATAGATAGAGGTTTTTACGCTGATGAAAAGTGTATCAGCTGCTCTATCTGCAGTAAGGTATGTCCTGCTCAAAACATCGAAATGGCTGATAATAAGCCAAAATGGAAGCTGGAGAATTGTCAATTCTGTTTAGCATGTATACAATGGTGTCCGAAAGAAGCTATTCAATATAATAAAGAGACAATAGGAATAGAGCGGTATCATCATCCTGAAAT
- a CDS encoding (Fe-S)-binding protein yields MKVTLFTTCIVDFMAMNVGKATVELLEGLGHEIDYPTNQTCCGQPMYNTGYVEKTKGTIKHFIETFEHAEVIVSPSGSCVSFVKEYPHILADDKVWKERAEKVASKTYELSQFLIDVININEISAKLPGKAVYHSNCHTARFLKVKEQPLQLLSKVEGLELVDFHNSDKCCGFGGTFSVKMGDISAEVADEKARYIQEANPDYLIGADFACLMNIGGRLSRIGSNIKVMHIAEVLNSK; encoded by the coding sequence ATGAAAGTCACATTATTCACAACCTGTATTGTAGATTTTATGGCTATGAATGTCGGCAAAGCTACTGTTGAATTACTTGAAGGTCTGGGGCATGAGATTGATTATCCTACAAACCAAACGTGCTGTGGGCAACCGATGTATAACACAGGATACGTAGAGAAAACAAAGGGCACAATCAAGCACTTTATCGAAACGTTTGAACATGCAGAAGTGATTGTTTCACCTTCAGGTTCTTGTGTTTCATTCGTAAAAGAATATCCCCATATTTTAGCTGATGATAAAGTATGGAAAGAAAGAGCGGAAAAAGTTGCATCAAAAACATATGAACTATCTCAATTTTTAATAGACGTTATAAATATAAATGAAATTTCTGCGAAATTACCAGGAAAGGCTGTATACCACAGTAACTGCCATACAGCTAGATTTTTAAAAGTGAAAGAACAGCCATTACAACTACTTTCGAAAGTAGAAGGACTAGAATTAGTAGATTTCCACAATTCGGACAAGTGCTGCGGGTTTGGTGGTACATTCTCTGTTAAAATGGGGGATATTTCAGCTGAAGTTGCTGATGAGAAAGCAAGGTATATCCAAGAAGCGAACCCTGATTATTTGATAGGTGCTGACTTCGCTTGTCTAATGAATATTGGTGGACGTTTAAGTAGAATTGGATCAAATATCAAAGTCATGCACATTGCAGAAGTGCTAAATTCTAAATAG